The genomic region GGCGTACCGGTCGGGGTAGAGGCAGAGCCCGGCGGACGCGCCCACCTCCAGCAGCGCGAGCGGCTGCGGCAGCGCGGCGAGCGCCGGCAGCAGCACCGCGCAGCGCCCCGCCTCGTTGGTCTGGGTCGCCCGGACGCGCATCTCGGCGGCGATCGCCGGCCAGTTCGCCACCGTGAAGTCGTGGAACGCGGCCGCGTCGTCGACCGGGCCGCCCAGCAGCCGGACCACGCCGAACAGCAGGTTCGGCTGCCGCTTGGCCGGTGGCAGCGTGCCGAGCAGGTCGAGCAGGTCACGGTCGCGGGACACCGCGAGCGCCAGGCGCCCGTACGTCGGCGAGAGCCCCCGCACCTCCCGGGCGCCGAACTCGACGTACGCGTCAGCCGTCGTCATCACCCGATGATCCCAGCGACCGCCGTGGACCGGCGGCCCGAAAAGGGTGACGGTCAGCACCCGCCGACCGGCGGCCGGACGACCCTGGAAACGGCGCTGCCCCGGCCTCCGATCGGAGGCCGGGGCAGCGCCCTGTGTCGCTCCCGGTTTCAGCTGCAGCCGCTGGTGGAGCCGCAGCCCTCGCAGACGTAGCAGCTGCCGGCGGGGCGCATCTTCGTGCCGCAGGTGAAGCAGAGCGGCGCGTCGGCGGCCTTGCCGATCACGGCCTCGAGCAGCTCGGTGCTGGAGCCGACCGACGGCGCCGGCTTGGCGGCGGCGACGTCGGCGACCTCCAGCGCGGGCTGGGCGACCGGGCCGGTCTTCGGCTCCTCCGGCTTGGTCTCGACCGGGGCGGAGGCGGCCATCGCGGCGAGGTCCGCGCCGCTCTCCGCCTCCGCCTCGGCCCGCAGCTGGGCGGCCCGCTCGCTGGCGGTGAAGATGCCCAGCTCCGCACGGCGGTCGTACGGCAGGAAGTCCAGCGCCAGGCGACGGAAGATGTAGTCCATCACCGAGGCGGCCATCCGCACGTCCGGGTCGTCGGTCATGCCGGCCGGCTCGAAGCGCATGTTGGTGAACTTGCTGACGTACGTCTCCAGCGGGACGCCGTACTGGAGACCGATGGAGATGGCCACCGAGAAGGCGTCCATCACCCCGGCGAGGGTCGAGCCCTGCTTCGACATCTTGAGGAAGACCTCACCGAGGCCGTCGTCCGGGTAGGACGACGCGGTGAGGTAGCCCTCGGCGCCGCCGACGGAGAAGCTGACCGTCTCCGACGGGCGCTTCTTCGGCAGCCGCTTGCGCACCGGGCGGTACTCGACGACCTTCTCGACCACCTTCTCGACCTCGGCGGCCGGAGCCTCGGTGGCCTTGTTGGACTTGGCCACCGAGAGCGGCTGGCCGACCTTGCAGTTGTCCCGGTAGATCGCCAGCGCCTTGAGGCCGAGCTTCCAGCCCTCGAAGTAGATCTTCTCGACGTCCTCGACGGTGGCCGCCTCCGGCATGTTGACCGTCTTGGAGATGGCGCCGGAGACGAACGGCTGGATGGCCGCCATCATCCGCACGTGACCCATCGGGGCGATCGTCCGCTCGCCCATGGCGCAGTCGAAGACCGCGTAGTGCTCCGGCTTGAGGCCGGGGGCGTCCACCACGTGGCCGTGGTCGGCGATGTGCTCGACGATCGCCTCGACCTGCTCCTCGGGGTAGCCGAGGCTGCGCAGGGCGCGCGGCACGGTCTGGTTGACGATCTGCATCGAGCCGCCGCCGACCAGCTTCTTGAACTTGACCAGCGCCAGATCCGGCTCCACACCGGTCGTGTCGCAGTCCATCATGAAGCCGATGGTGCCGGTCGGCGCGAGGACGCTCGCCTGCGAGTTGCGCCAGCCGTTCTTCTCGCCGACCTTGTTGCCCAGGGTCCACTGCTTCGTGGCCTCCCGCTGGATCGCGGTGGCCACGGTGCCGGCCGGCTTGATCTCGTCGTTGGCCGCGGCGTGCTTGCGCATGACCCGCTTGTGCGGCTCCGCGTTGCGCGCGTAGCCGTCGTAGGGACCGACGACGCCGGCCAGCTCGGCCGAGCGCCGGTAGGCGGTGCCGGTCATCAGCGAGGTGATCGCGGCGGCGACCGAGCGGCCCTGGTCCGAGTCGTACGGCAGGCCGGAGGCCATCAGCAGGGCGCCGAGGTTGGCGTAGCCGATGCCCAGCTGCCGGTAGGCGCGGGACGTCTCACCGATCTTCTCGGTCGGGAAGTCGGCGAAGCAGATCGAGATGTCCATCGCGCTGATGACCAGCTCGACCGACTTGACGAACTTCTCGACCTCGAAGCCGCCGTCGGCGCGGAGGAACTTCATGAGGTTGAGCGAGGCCAGGTTGCACGAGGAGTTGTCTAGGTGCAGGTACTCCGAGCACGGGTTCGACGCGGTGATCCGCCCGGTCTCCGGGCAGGTGTGCCAGTCGTTGATGGTGTCGTCGTACTGCAGGCCGGGGTCGGCGCACTCCCAGGCGGCCTGGGAGATGGTGCGGAACAACTTCTTGGCGTCGATCGTGTTGATCACCGACCCGTCCAGCCGGCCGCGCAGGTCGAAGCTGCCCTCGTTCTCGACCGCCGACATGAACTCGTCGGAGACGCGGACCGAGTTGTTGGCGTTCTGGTACTGGACGCTGACGATGTCGGCGCCGCCCAGGTCCATGTCGAACCCGGCGTCGCGCAGCGCGCGGATCTTGTCCTCCTCGCGCGCCTTGGTGACCACGAACTCCTCGATGTCCGGGTGGTCGACGTCGAGGATGACCATCTTGGCCGCGCGCCGGGTGGCGCCACCGGACTTGATGGTGCCGGCCGAGGCGTCGGCGCCGCGCATGAAGCTCACCGGGCCGGACGCGGTGCCGCCGGAGGAGAGCAGCTCCTTGGAGGAGCGGATCCGGGAGAGGTTCACCCCGGAGCCGGAGCCGCCCTTGAAGATCAGCCCCTCCTCCTTGTACCAGTCGAGGATCGAGTCCATGGAGTCGTCGACGGCGAGG from Micromonospora sp. WMMD812 harbors:
- a CDS encoding vitamin B12-dependent ribonucleotide reductase, translating into MGDRADEGGDGVTTSRSRSKAGAGLKIERVWTTEGVHPYDEVTWERRDVVMTNWRDGSINFEQRGVEFPEAWSVNAANIVTTKYFRGAVGTPEREWSLKQLIDRVVTTYRTAGEEYGYFAGPADAEVFAHELTWMLLHQVFSFNSPVWFNVGTPSPQQVSACFILAVDDSMDSILDWYKEEGLIFKGGSGSGVNLSRIRSSKELLSSGGTASGPVSFMRGADASAGTIKSGGATRRAAKMVILDVDHPDIEEFVVTKAREEDKIRALRDAGFDMDLGGADIVSVQYQNANNSVRVSDEFMSAVENEGSFDLRGRLDGSVINTIDAKKLFRTISQAAWECADPGLQYDDTINDWHTCPETGRITASNPCSEYLHLDNSSCNLASLNLMKFLRADGGFEVEKFVKSVELVISAMDISICFADFPTEKIGETSRAYRQLGIGYANLGALLMASGLPYDSDQGRSVAAAITSLMTGTAYRRSAELAGVVGPYDGYARNAEPHKRVMRKHAAANDEIKPAGTVATAIQREATKQWTLGNKVGEKNGWRNSQASVLAPTGTIGFMMDCDTTGVEPDLALVKFKKLVGGGSMQIVNQTVPRALRSLGYPEEQVEAIVEHIADHGHVVDAPGLKPEHYAVFDCAMGERTIAPMGHVRMMAAIQPFVSGAISKTVNMPEAATVEDVEKIYFEGWKLGLKALAIYRDNCKVGQPLSVAKSNKATEAPAAEVEKVVEKVVEYRPVRKRLPKKRPSETVSFSVGGAEGYLTASSYPDDGLGEVFLKMSKQGSTLAGVMDAFSVAISIGLQYGVPLETYVSKFTNMRFEPAGMTDDPDVRMAASVMDYIFRRLALDFLPYDRRAELGIFTASERAAQLRAEAEAESGADLAAMAASAPVETKPEEPKTGPVAQPALEVADVAAAKPAPSVGSSTELLEAVIGKAADAPLCFTCGTKMRPAGSCYVCEGCGSTSGCS